DNA sequence from the Microtus ochrogaster isolate Prairie Vole_2 chromosome 2, MicOch1.0, whole genome shotgun sequence genome:
TGTAGGTAGTTGTTAAATTATATACCTTGAGGtaaaatcacaagaaaaaaaaaaggcctgttTGGTACTGGTGCaaatgtttttgaatatttttgaaacCTGGTTGATTAAATCTATGAGTGTGGGATTTACTTATTATATAACTCAAACTAGCTTtttctgatccttctacctcagcttctTGTTAGGACTATAGATTTATACTGTGAGAAAGTGCAGCCAAGGGCTCCAGTCtagtatttttcattaaaattaggAATGTTAGTGTATACCTGTAATCTtgctacttggaaggctgaagtaGGATTGCTGTGACCTCAGCCTGGGCTATGCTAAGAGACCATCTCATAACCaacaaaatgagtaaataatGAATGAAACAGCCCCATAACTAGTAGATCCATATAGATAATACAGTTCGAGGCTCTGCTCCAGTGCAACTACTCATATGCTCACAACCTCTTGTCACCTGGCTGCATATCTGCAGAATTACtgagtttctcctttttttcttctcatatgcatgtgtgtgagatcACATGTGTGTAGGCCTGTGTGAACCTCTGAGGTAGTAGATATCGAGATTCTTCTTGATCGTGCTTCCAGATTATCCTTTAAGGCatggtctctcagtcaaacccagaacTTGCTAATACGAATAGTCTCACTAGTCAGCTTCTTCTGgggatcctgtctccactttTGAGGTTGGAATTATAATTATAGGTGGGCCACTGTGCCTACCAATATTTATGTGGCTTCTGAACTCCAGTCTTCCTGCTTGTACTTTAACAAGcactttaacctctgagccatctccctagcccgtCTTTGCCAAGAACATGAACCTTGGGCTTCACATGTCTCTTGTGCCCACTGTTGCATTTTCCTTTTGTCTGGTCTTTTGGTAAAGAGTACAGGTATGCTCTGTAAGGCTGATCTCCCTGGCCTTGATTTTCCCTCTGTCCTTTTCCCAAGTACTGAAAGGTGTCTTGACAAGAGGTCATTACGATATGTTTTCACAATTAGGCGAGAGCCACTGTCTCTCGTTAACCTGAAGAAGAGGAACGTGGAATCTGGAGAAGAAGAGCTGGCATCCAGGCTGGACCACTATAAGGCAAAGGCTACAAGGCACATATTCCTCATCCGTCATTCCCAGTACCATGTGGATGGCTCCCTGGAAAAGGACCGCACTCTGACCCCATTAGGTAGGACTCCTTGAATGGTCTTGAAGTTAGAGCAGCTGAAATTGGAATATAggtcttctccccttctttccctgttACAGCCCAGGTGGTGATGGAGACAAGAGTCTCAACTGTGTAATCTAGGCTGGTCTGGATTCCTGATCCCCCTGCTTTGCTTCCCAAGTAGGTGGAAACATTAGAATACATGGTAGTGtgcatttacattttaaactttttttttcttgagacaagagtttttctgtgtagctttggagcctgtcctggcactcattctgccctcaaactcacaagagatctgcctgcctgtgcctcctgagtgctgggattaaaggcatttaccaccaccacttggccttAAGCATTTTGTTGGGATGGCATATTTCCCATTTGTACACATATTCAAAGCTGGGTGGTAATATGTCTCCAGCCTTGTTCTCTAGCAGATTGTGTTATCGTGTTGTGTCTAATTGTCACAAGACAGTAGGCCACTGTGATGCTGAGACTTGATTTTGTTCTCCGCCAATCAGTACTGGAAATTGAAGCCAGGGTCTTGCGTACTAGGCAGTTGTTCTACCAGTAAGATATATTATGTTCCCAATTGGAACTTTattttgaacatagttgagtaaaaataagagaaacagcaAAGGGTTCGCATTCCACTGCTTATAAGTTAACTCATTGCTGCTAATCAGGTGCATTTTTCCTTGGGGTTGAGGACAACTGATTGTTTCTTTGCTCCCTGGTTAAGTCTATTATAGGACAGCGTCTTCAGTGGTGCTTGATGGCACGTCACTGGTATATGactttcagttatttttctttcaaggtcggGAACAGGCTGAACTTACAGGGCTCCGACTTGCAAGCCTGGGattaaagtttaataaaattgTTCATTCCTCCATGACCCGTGCTGTAGAGACCACAGACATCATCAGTAAACACCTGCCAGGTGAGTGTTGGTTGTCTACCACGTGGAGGGTATAAATTCACTCTTGGGGATACATTGCTGAACAGGGATCAGCTCTTTTCCAGGTGTCTCCAGAGTCAGCACAGACCTGCTACGGGAAGGTGCCCCTATTGAAccggatccacctgtctctcactggaagccagaggctgtggTAAAAATGCCATTCCTTGTGCCACTGGATTAGGGCAAGGCCTGTCCTTAGCCTTGTCTGCTTCTACACTGACAACTCCTTGGTCTACTCCTAGCAGTATTATGAAGATGGAGCCCGGATTGAGGCTGCCTTCAGGAACTACATCCACCGAGCTGATGCCAAGCAGGAGGAGGACAGTTATGAGATCTTCATATGCCATGCCAATGTCATCCGCTATATTGTTTGCAGGTAAGTGCCATGTCTAATTCACTGTGTTAGCACCCATCTTTCCTGGCCTTGCGTTTCTGCAGCCTAGGAGCTTCTTCTGTCTTGACTTGAAGGAAATATTGGTGAAGCTAGATTAATTGTCTATAGAATGCCTGTTTCACCTTCCTTTATTAGTAAACCCCCAGTGAAACTGGCCTTGACAGTGTAGATGGTCAGGGAGCTGTGTTCTGGTGTCCTCAGCCTTTTGAGAATGGTGAATGTTTAGGGACCATTCAAGAGTCCTGTtttccaagccgggcggtggtggcgcacgcctttaatcccagcactcgggaggcagaggcaggcggatctctgtgagttNNNNNNNNNNNNNNNNNNNNNNNNNNNNNNNNNNNNNNNNNNNNNNNNNNNNNNNNNNNNNNNNNNNNNNNNNNNNNNNNNNNNNNNNNNNNNNNNNNNNgcagaggcaggcggatctctgtgagttcgagaccagcctggtctacaagagctagttccaggacaggctccaaaaaaaccacagagaaaccctgtctcgaaaaaccaaaaaaaaaaaaaaagagtcctgtTTTCCAAACACTTGTTCCAGCTGCCTGTTGCTGGATGCTGCCAGTAGCAGTCAGCAGTAGACttactctgagattttatttcctttgtcctGTTGGTATCAGAACTTCTCTATTAAGTACCATCTTTctccatgtttgtgtttgtgaacAGTGTGGGCACCTTGTGGGTCAGGATACTTATCTGCTAGTCCTGTACAtgtgtttttgaaattttcttcactTTCCGTAACAGGCTCATGCTGTTTCCCTGCATGCCCGttttagtcacttttctgtgtgcCAAGGTAGTAAGTAGCCTGCTCCCTATTCTTGGATTGTCACGTTTACCATGATGTATGTTCCCATCACAAGCTGACCAGCAGTCCAGGGATGGCTAGGGAACTTCATGGTCAGATAGGTAAGCATCAGTCCCTACTGGGATCCAGGAGCTCCATATCAGACTGAGAACTGTTAGTAGGAAGGAGGATGGTGTGCTGGACAGGTGCTTTGTTTATATTCTCTAATAAGAGCAAGTGCTTCTAGGATGATGTGGTCCCAACTGCTTATCAGGATAAACACTCAACATGTGAACAAGCCAGGAGTGCCCCATTTATTTTTTACCTCATTATTCTGTGTCAGCCCCTGATAACTGACAATGTTGAAAATGCAGAAAGCAGCTCGGCAGTAGTACCAGGTCCTATTCAGGAGTGGTCATCCTGAGTTGTGAAGGGTAACACTAAGACTACATAGTAGTGTGGGCTGAGGTGTGGTGTAATGTAAATAGCTTATCTGGAATATATAGCAGCCTGGATTTGATCCTCATCACAAAGAAAAAActgctttaatatttaaaaaatgttattttatgtgtgccaTAGAACTTGTGTAGAGGtcaaggacaactttgtggagttacttctcctttcttctatctttatgtAGGTTCCAGAGGCTGAACTCAAGTtttcaggcttgcacagcaagggcCTTTGCCCAAGTTGAGCCATCTTGTGGGTCTACTTTATTGTTTAAAACTATACTTTGTATCAGATATGGCACACATTttcaatcctttaatcccagcatttagggaataggcagatctttgtgaattacAGGCTAGCCAGGATTATAGTGAtctcttaaagtaacccatttatgacctgggtgtggtggcacatagcttaatatcagcacttggaaagcagaggcaggtggatttctgtgagttctaggctggtTCTAtttatagcaagttccaggtgaGCCAGGGGTTGCACAGTgatactgtctcaaataaaacaaatgaaacctgTTTATGTGAAAATCTGTACAGCCCCTTGAGGATCTAgaagctctttttttaaaaaaaaaaatttattaggtatacaatattctgtctgtgagtttgcctgtaggtcagaagagggcaccagacctcattacagatggttgtgagtcaccatgtggttgtcgggaactgaactcaggaccttgggaagagcaggcaatgctcttaacctctgagccatctctccagccctctagaaGCTCTTTTTAAGCAGCAAGCCACCAcaaagtatacagtgttctagcAGACTGGGCTAGAGATGTAGCGTCTTGtcgagtgcttgcctagcatgtacaaagacCTTGGTTTGtctccagcagcacagaaacCCAGtgtggctgggcagtgatggtgcactcctttaaccccagcactcaggaggcagaggcaatggatctctgtgagttcaaggccagcctggtctacagagtgcgttccaAGACAGTTAGGACtattaacagagaaaccctatctcaaaaaattgggGGGAAAAAATAGGCCGAGTGTGAGTTTgagttatttaaaattctatatttaaaaaccagGGGTTGGGTGGGATTTCTCATGTCCCTTTTCAGTATTAGCCAGAACACATCACAGGGTGTTTAcatatttacaatttaaaattgaCAAGCCTACTAGCAGGAAATATCACACGTGTTGGTAGACTAAGTTGAACTCAATTCAGACTAATTCCTGAGGATAGAGCACATTCCATTACTAGAAAATGGCAGAGACAACACCAAAATGTTCAGCAAAtactcgtgtgtatgtgtgtgtgtgtgtgtgtgtaggtgccctTAGAGGGCAGAAAAaggattccttggagctggaggcattagaagttgtgagctgcccaacataggtcctgggaattgaactctagtcctctagaagagtaagcaagtgctcttaactgttgatctccccagccccaataCTTGTGCCCTTCAAAAGGAAAATCCTGTCAGGGTCATGCATTATACCTCTATCCTGGGAGACCAGCCAAGTCCTGTCAGAAATATTTCTCTCCTAATTTGGATTCTTCTTGTTACAGTGCAAAACAGCCTTGATATCATTAACTCTAAGTACATTTCTGACTCAATTGGGTTGAAGCCTTGTCCTCACAGGTCAGATTCTTACTTAGTGTACTATTAGGACCTTTCCAATGAGAATCTTTTCCTTGAAGACAGTATGGCTTTAGTTACTGGCCCAGCTGAACATACCTACTCCAAAAGACTGTCAAGCTGCCTGAACCAAGAGCAGTTCTTCACCAGGCTGAGCTTTTTGCTagtatcatctctctctctccccagagcaCTGCAGTTTCCCCCAGAAGGTTGGCTCCGCCTGTCCCTCAACAACGGGAGCATCACCCACCTGGTGATCCGACCCAACGGTCGTGTTGCACTCAGGACCCTTGGGGACACTGGGTTCATGCCCCCAGACAAGATTACTCGGTCCTGAGGCTGCCTGCAGGACTGCACCCTCCTCTGCTGGTGGCCTGGCTGCAGCCTTCCCTTCCCTGTCCAGATTGTGCTGTGGCTTCATGTTGTCTCCAGGAAGAGGATATCTGAATGTCACATTTGGGTGCTCATTTCTGGTCTGGGCTGCAGAAAGCAACTTATGGGTTAGATGGTCTTTCTGAAAGCTTCCTACCTTACCACTACCACTGGCACAGCTCTACAAGGTACAGGAACCTTCTGGGGCAGAAGGCAGACATAATCATGAGGACTGAAGTGGCCTGACTGTGTTTTATCAGGTGATTACAACAGATCAACTCAACAACCCATAAGCTCTGGCAGAAAACCTGTCAGGCAGTATAGTGGTTGTCTGCAACTCATTGTTTCATATCCTATAATCTAGGAACTTTTGTTGCTTAAATATTTATCAGATATTTTCCTCACATGAGTTCTTACTTTGTAAACTCACTTGTCAGCTCAATTAAGAGATTCTGTGTCTATTGCATCTTGAAGGGCTAAGGGACTGGCATCCTATAAGGTAGACTACAAGCCATGGAAGAAGTGGCATTACAAAAAGACTGTGGTCTGTAAATGGCAAATACATGACAGCCCTGTAAGAAGATGTTTGGAGGCAGTGAAATAGCCCAGACTGACAAGATTtaggtggcatgtgcttgtaattctagcacttgggaggccaaggtagGATCA
Encoded proteins:
- the Pgam5 gene encoding serine/threonine-protein phosphatase PGAM5, mitochondrial isoform X2, with the protein product MAFRQALQLAACGLAGGSAAVLFSAVAVGKPRGGGDADARATEPPTWTGASRPGPGVWDSNWDRREPLSLVNLKKRNVESGEEELASRLDHYKAKATRHIFLIRHSQYHVDGSLEKDRTLTPLGREQAELTGLRLASLGLKFNKIVHSSMTRAVETTDIISKHLPGVSRVSTDLLREGAPIEPDPPVSHWKPEAVYYEDGARIEAAFRNYIHRADAKQEEDSYEIFICHANVIRYIVCRALQFPPEGWLRLSLNNGSITHLVIRPNGRVALRTLGDTGFMPPDKITRS
- the Pgam5 gene encoding serine/threonine-protein phosphatase PGAM5, mitochondrial isoform X1, encoding MAFRQALQLAACGLAGGSAAVLFSAVAVGKPRGGGDADARATEPPTWTGASRPGPGVWDSNWDRREPLSLVNLKKRNVESGEEELASRLDHYKAKATRHIFLIRHSQYHVDGSLEKDRTLTPLGREQAELTGLRLASLGLKFNKIVHSSMTRAVETTDIISKHLPGVSRVSTDLLREGAPIEPDPPVSHWKPEAVQYYEDGARIEAAFRNYIHRADAKQEEDSYEIFICHANVIRYIVCRALQFPPEGWLRLSLNNGSITHLVIRPNGRVALRTLGDTGFMPPDKITRS